The Acidimicrobiia bacterium DNA window ACGACCTGGACGGCCTGCCCGTCCCAGCGTCCCTGCACCGGGATCGACACTGTTCGCGTCACGCCGTGCAGCGTCAGGTCGCCCACGGCGGTCGCGTCGACGGTCTCGCCCGCAGCGGGCACGTGCGCCAGCCTGATCGGCTGGGTCTGGACGAACTTCGCGTCGGGGAACCGGTCGGTCTCGAGTCCCATCGTGTGCAGCCGCGAATCGCGCAGCGCCTTGTCGGACCTCAGCGTGGCCAGGTTGGCGGCCACGGTGACGCCGTGGACGGTCGTCCCGTTCACCCGCAGCGTGCCCTGGACCTCGCCGGTGCGCCCGGTCGCGGTCGACTCGATGGTCGCGGCGGCGAATTGCTCCTGCACGCGGTAGCCGACGAAGGAGCGTCCGTCGCTCGGGCGCAAGGTCCACGACCCGTCGAGCGGTCCGCCCGCACTGACCTTCGTCTGCTCGATGTGCGCGCGCGGCTTGGCGTCGCCGCGGATGACGAACCAGTAGAGGGCGGCCCCGCCGACGACCACGACGACGACCACGCCGAGAACGACGAGCTTGACGAGTCGGCGCACGGATCACAGCGTTGCAGCCCGCGGCCCGCCTGGCGTGGCACCTCGGCGGCCTACCAGTGATTGACTCGCCACCGGCCCGGTGTATCGTGGTCGGTCCATGCGGCGTACCGGCATCATCGTCGTAATCCGATAGCGGGCGCCGTTCGCCGGCGTTCGCCCTCGACCGTCCACTTCGGTGGGCGGTTTTTCGTTGTCCGGGCCGGACGGGCTCGGGGAGAGCGGGCCCGACGGCCCCGGGAGAGACCAGCAGTGACCCAGTCGCACACCCATCGCATCGCCGTCGTCGGGGGAGACGGGATCGGCCCCGAGGTCGTCGCGGAGGCGATGAAGGTCGTCGCGGCGACGGGCGTGCCGTACGAGTCGGTCGCGTTCGACATCGGTGGCGAGCGCTACCTGCGCACCGGCGAGGTCCTGCCCGACACGGTCCTCGACGAGCTGCGCGGCTTCGACGCCATCATGCTCGGCGCGGTCGGTACGCCGGACGTCCCGCCCGGCGTCCTCGAGCGCGGCCTGCTCCTCCGCCTGCGCTTCGAGCTCGACCTGTACGTCAACCTGCGGCCGTTCACCGCGGGACGCAGCGCGCTGAACGAGGGCGTCGACATGCTCGTCGTCCGCGAGAACACCGAGGGCACGTACGCGGGAGAGGGCGGGTTCCTGCGCAAGGGGACGCCGCACGAGATCGCGACGCAGGGCTCGGTCAACACGCGCATGGGCGTCGAGCGGTGCATCCGTTACGCGTTCGATCTCGCGTCGTCGCGCGACCGCAAGCACGTGACGCTCGTGCACAAGACGAACGTGCTGACGTTCGCGGGCGATCTGTGGCAGCGGACGTTCGACCTCGTCGCCGCCGAGCACCCGGACGTGTCGATCGCGTACAACCACGTCGACGCGGCGTGCATCTACTTCGTGCAGGACCCGGGCCGCTACGACGTGATCGTCACCGACAACCTCTTCGGCGACATCCTCACCGATCTCGGCGGCGCGGTATCGGGCGGCATCGGCCGCGCCGCGTCGGCCAACCTCAACCCGGCCCGCACCGGGCCGTCGCTGTTCGAGCCCGTCCACGGCTCGGCGCCCGACATCGTCGGCACAGGGAAGGCGGATCCACGGGCCGCGATCGTCAGCGCGGCGATGATGCTCGAGTTCCTGGGCGAGGCCGACGCCGCAGCCCGGGTCAAGAAGGCGGTCGCCGCGTCCGACGACGTGGACGGGTCCACGTCGACCGTCGGTGACGCGATCGCGGAAAGGCTGTAGCGATGCCGATCGAGACCGCGAAGAAGATCTGGATGGACGGGCAGCTCGTCGACTGGGACGACGCGAAGATCCACGTCCTCACCCACTCGTTGCACTACGGGTGCGGCGTGTTCGAGGGCATCCGCGCGTACGAGACGAGCGAAGGCCCCGCGGTGTTCCGTCTCACGGACCACATCGTCCGGCTCTTCAAGTCGGCGAAGATCTACCTGATCGACATCCCGTTCACCGTCGAGCAGATCGTCGAGGCGACGAAGGAGACCGTGCGCGTCAACGAGCTGCCCTCCTGCTACATCCGCCCGATCGTCTTCTACGGGTACGGCGAGATGGGCCTCAACACGCTCCCGTGCACGGTGAACGTGTCGATCGCGACGTGGCCGTGGGGCGCGTATCTCGGTGACGAGGGGATCCGCAACGGCGTGCGCATGAAGATCAGCTCGTGGCGTCGTCACGACCCGAACGCGATGCCGCCCGCGGCGAAGGCCACCGGCATGTACGTGAACTCGTCGATGGCGAAGATCGAGGCGCTCAAGGCCGGCTACGACGAGGCGATCCTGCTGTCCCCGCAGGGCTACGTGAGCGAGTGCACGGGCGAGAACCTCTTCGTCGTGGACGACGGCGTCCTGCTCACGCCACCCGTCTCCGCGGGCGCGCTCGAGGGCATCACCCAGGACTCGGTGATGACGATCGCGCGCGACCTCGGCATCGAGGTGCGGGTGGACCACATCCTGCGCAGCGACCTGTACACCGCGGACGAGGCGTTCCTCACCGGCACCGCGGCCGAGGTCGTGCCGATCCGCGCGGTCGACGACCGCGAGCTCGGCGACCCCGGCCCGATCACGCGGAAGATCCAGGAGATCTACCAGGCGACCGTGCGCGGCAAGGAGGACCGCTACAAGGATTGGCTGGAATGGGTGAGGTAACCGTCCCGTCGCGCGTCTCGATCTACGACACGACGCTGCGCGACGGGAGCCAGCTCGAGGGCATCTCGCTCACGGTCGACGACAAGCTGCGCATCGCGGAGCAGCTCGACTGGCTCGGCGTCGACTACGTCGAGGCCGGCTATCCGGGCGCGAACCCCAAGGACGACGAGTTCTTCCGTCGCGCGCCGGCGGAGCTGACGCTCTCGACCAGCAAGCTGGTCGCGTTCGGGTCGACCCGTCACGCGCGCGGACGCGTCGACAGCGACGACTCGCTGCGGCACCTCGTCGAGGCGGGCACACCGGCCGTCTGCATCGTCGGCAAGTGCTGGGACTACCACGTCACCGAGGCGCTGCAGACGACGCTCGACGAGGGTGTCGCGATGGTTGCCGACTCGGTCGAGTTCCTGCACGGGCAGGGGCTCGAGGTGCTCTTCGACGCCGAGCACTTCTTCGACGGCTACAAGCGCAACCCGGAGTTCTCGCTGCGCGTCCTCGAGGCCGCGGCCCAGGCCGGTGCCTCGTGGCTCGTGCTGTGCGACACGAACGGCGGCTCGTTGCCGTTCGAGGTCGAGGACGCCGTGCGCGCCGTCGTCGGCTACCTCGACACGCCCGTCGGCGTGCACCTGCACGACGACACCGGCTGCGGTGTCGCCAACGCGCTGGCCGGCGTGCGTGGCGGCGCGACCCAGGTGCAGGGGACGATCAACGGCTACGGCGAGCGCACCGGCAACTGCAACCTCACCGCGATCATTCCCAACCTCACGTTGAAGATGAGCGTCGCGACGATCCCGCCCGAACGGCTGGAACGGCTCACACCGGTCGCGCACCACGTCGCCGAGCTCGTCAACATGCCGCTCAACCCGCAAGCCGCGTACGTCGGCGAGTCGGCGTTCGCGCACAAGGCCGGTCTGCACACGAGCGCGATCGCGCGCCGTCCCGACGCGTACGAGCACGTACGTCCGGAGTCGGTCGGCAACGGCACGCGCTTCGTCGTCTCGGAGCTCGCGGGCCGCTCGACCTTGCACCTGAAGGCGCAGGAGCTGGGCATCGAGCTCGACGGGCCGACGCTCGGCGCGATCGTCGACAAGCTCAAGGAGCTCGAGCACGCGGGCTACCACTTCGAGGTCGCCGACGCGTCGCTCGAGCTGCTCATGCGGCGCGCCGGCGGCTGGGAGCAGCCGTGGTTCGCGGTCGAATCGTTCCGGGTGATCACCGACGATCTCGCGGCCGAGGACACCCCCGGCGGCGTCACGACCGAGGCGACGATCAAGGTCCACGTCGCGGGCGAGCGGATCATCGCGACGGCCGAGGGCAACGGGCCGGTCAACGCGCTCGACACCGCGCTGCGCAAGGCGGTCGGGTCGCGCTACCCGGCGCTCGACCAGGTGCACCTCACGGACTACAAGGTGCGCGTCCTCGACACCGCGAAGGGGACGGGCGCCGTCACACGCGTGCTCGTCGACACGACGGACGGCGACCGCACGTGGACGACGATCGGTGTCAGCGAGAACATCATCGAGGCGTCGTGGCAGGCCCTGTCCGACTCGCTGACCTATGGGTTGCTGCGCGCGGAGCTGCGCGGGCAAGAATCACGCCATGCCGACTGACCCCTACGTGCCCGAGCGTCTCGAGGACGAGCCCCGCCAGCTCCCGAACCTCGCGCCCGGCGTCTACATGCCGCCCGCAGGGTCGTGGCGCGCGGACCGGCCCGGCGACCTCGTCGCGGGCCAGCCGACCGGGACGCTGCTCGGGCGCCCGGGGCCGAACATCGGCTACGCGCTCACGCTCGTCGAGCGCTGGAAGGACCGGTTCCGCCTCGCGCCGACCGAGCACTACCACGACGCCGCGGCCGTCGTCGCCGAGATCGCGATGAAGCGGGCCGCGTCGTTCGGCCGCGCGCCCGTCGCGACCGACATCGAGCTCGCCATGGACCTGCTCGGCTACGCGGACGAGCTGCCACCCGAGACGGCGGACCGGCGGATGCGCCTCGTGCACGACGCCGACCACGACTACCAGGTGCGTCGCCGCATCGTCGACCGTGTCCCCGACGACGTGCTGCGCCTCGCACCCGCGCAGCTCGCGTCACGCGTCGCCGACGTCCGCTCCACCATTCTGGGAAGCGAAGCCGCCACAGAGCCGCGGTAGCGCGTCACAGAAGGAGTGCGCGGGTGACCTCGTCGACGATCGTCTCGGGGGACTCACGCGCGTCGACGGTGATCGCGTCACGCGGCGGCTCCAGCGTCGCGAGCTGTGACGGGACGAGCGCGGCGCCCGCGAAGTGCCCGTGGCGGTGCGCGAGCCGTTCACGCAGCAGGGCCTCGTCGGCGCGCAGGTACACGTAGCGGACGCCGGGCACGCCGGCGTCGAGCGTGTCGCGGTACGACGCGCGCAGCGCGCTGCACGCGAGGACGACGCCCTCACGTGACGCGGACGCGCGCAGCACCGCGTTCAGCCTCGCGAGCCACGGCACGCGCATCGCGTCGTCGAGCGGCTCCCCGCGCTGCATCCGGGCGACGTTCTCGGGGTCGTGGTAGTCGTCGCCCTCCACGAACGGGACGCCGAGCCGCTGCGCGAGGAGCCGGCCGACGGTCGTCTTCCCGCTCCCGGTCGCGCCCATGACGACGAGGACCGGGCGCGGACCGTGGCGCATGGCACAAGCCTTCCCCAGGCGTTCCCTGACTACGATGTCAGGTTCGTGGCGCACCAATTCTCCCTGTCGGACGAGCACGAGGAGTTCCGGGCCGCCGTCCGCCGGTTCGCCGAGAAGGAGGTCGCGCCGCACGCCGCCGAGGCCGACGAGCACGAGCAGTTCCCGTGGCCGGCGTTCGAGGCGTACCGCGACTCGGGGCTCGTCCGCTCGATCTACCCGAGCGAGCACGGCGGCGACGGCGGCGGCAGCCTCGTCTACGCGCTCCTCGTCGAGGAGATCGCGCGCGTCTGCGCGTCGTCGTCGCTGTTCGTCCTGATCTCGCGGCTCGCCATGACACCAGTGGTCGAGCACGGCAGCGAGACGCTGCGCGCCAAGTACCTGCCCCGTGTCGCGTCGGGCGCGTCACAGGCGAGCTACTGCCTCTCGGAGGCGCACGCAGGCAGCGACGTGGCGTCGATGACCACCCGGGCCGTGCGCGACGGCGACACGTACGTGCTGAACGGGCGCAAGATGTGGATCACCAACGCGGGCGCGTCGGACCTCTACACCGTGTTCGCGAAGACGGATCCGTCTGCCGGTCACCGCGGCATCAGCGCGTTCGTCGTCGAGCGCGACTTCGACGGGTTCGCGATCGGCAAGCTGGAGCACAAGATGGGCGTCCGCGGGTCGCCGACCGGCGAGATCGTCCTCGACGACGTCCACGTGCCGGCGGAGAACCTGATCGGCGAGGAGGGGCGCGCGTTCGGCTACGCGATGGCCGCGCTCGACAAGTCCCGACCCATCGTCGCGGCGCAGGCCGTCGGCATCGCGCAGGGCGCGCTCGACGTCGCGTCCCGGTACGTGCTGGACCGGCGCCAGTTCGACCAGCCGATCGCCGACTTCCAGGGCTTGCAGTTCATGCTGGCCGACATGGCGACACAGCTCGAAGCGGCGCGCCTCCTCGTCTACCAGGCCTGCTCGCGCATCGACGCGGGCGCGCCCGGCATCTCGCGCGCGTCGGCGATGGCGAAGCTCTTCGCGGGCGACACCGCCATGCGCATCACGACCGACGCCGTGCAGCTGCTCGGCGGCGCGGGCTACACGCGCGACTTCCCGGTCGAGCGGATGATGCGCGACGCGAAGATCACCCAGATCTACGAGGGGACGAACCAGATCCAGCGTGTCGTCATCGCCCGGCGGCTGCTCGAGGAGGCCGGGCAGGAGCACGCCTAGCGCGCTCGTCCGTTCCGCGGGGGCGCTTCACGGGCGGAGGATCCGTTCGAAGAGTCGCGCGTATCGCTCCAGGTGGCGATCGCCGAGGAATTCCTCGCGTGCTCGTCCGTACGCGGCCTTCCCGAGCCGGCGACGCTCGCCACCGTCGGCGAGGAGACGCTCGACCGCGTCGCCGAAGGACGCGAGGTCGTGCGGGTCGTCCACGAGGACGCCGTCGCGCCCGTCGACGATCTGGTCCGCGATGCCGCCGACCCGGCTCGCGACGACGGCACGTTCCTTCCACATCGCCTCGACCACCGTGAGGCCGAACCCCTCGGCAAGGCTCTTCTGCACGACGACGGTCGCGTGGCGTTGCAGCGCGTTGACGATGACGGCGGCCTCGTCGGGGTCGTGCATCGGGACGCACGCGAGGTGGATCCGGCTCCGCGCGGCATGCGGCAGCGCGCGCCACTGCGCGATGCAGCCCTCGAGCACCGACGCCGCCTCCGGATCGTCCGCGACGCCGTGGACGGCCGGGCCCACGAGCGCGAGGTGCGCGTCGGTCGTGCCGTCGACGTGT harbors:
- the cimA gene encoding citramalate synthase; protein product: MGEVTVPSRVSIYDTTLRDGSQLEGISLTVDDKLRIAEQLDWLGVDYVEAGYPGANPKDDEFFRRAPAELTLSTSKLVAFGSTRHARGRVDSDDSLRHLVEAGTPAVCIVGKCWDYHVTEALQTTLDEGVAMVADSVEFLHGQGLEVLFDAEHFFDGYKRNPEFSLRVLEAAAQAGASWLVLCDTNGGSLPFEVEDAVRAVVGYLDTPVGVHLHDDTGCGVANALAGVRGGATQVQGTINGYGERTGNCNLTAIIPNLTLKMSVATIPPERLERLTPVAHHVAELVNMPLNPQAAYVGESAFAHKAGLHTSAIARRPDAYEHVRPESVGNGTRFVVSELAGRSTLHLKAQELGIELDGPTLGAIVDKLKELEHAGYHFEVADASLELLMRRAGGWEQPWFAVESFRVITDDLAAEDTPGGVTTEATIKVHVAGERIIATAEGNGPVNALDTALRKAVGSRYPALDQVHLTDYKVRVLDTAKGTGAVTRVLVDTTDGDRTWTTIGVSENIIEASWQALSDSLTYGLLRAELRGQESRHAD
- a CDS encoding gluconokinase; the protein is MRHGPRPVLVVMGATGSGKTTVGRLLAQRLGVPFVEGDDYHDPENVARMQRGEPLDDAMRVPWLARLNAVLRASASREGVVLACSALRASYRDTLDAGVPGVRYVYLRADEALLRERLAHRHGHFAGAALVPSQLATLEPPRDAITVDARESPETIVDEVTRALLL
- a CDS encoding branched-chain amino acid transaminase; this encodes MPIETAKKIWMDGQLVDWDDAKIHVLTHSLHYGCGVFEGIRAYETSEGPAVFRLTDHIVRLFKSAKIYLIDIPFTVEQIVEATKETVRVNELPSCYIRPIVFYGYGEMGLNTLPCTVNVSIATWPWGAYLGDEGIRNGVRMKISSWRRHDPNAMPPAAKATGMYVNSSMAKIEALKAGYDEAILLSPQGYVSECTGENLFVVDDGVLLTPPVSAGALEGITQDSVMTIARDLGIEVRVDHILRSDLYTADEAFLTGTAAEVVPIRAVDDRELGDPGPITRKIQEIYQATVRGKEDRYKDWLEWVR
- a CDS encoding acyl-CoA dehydrogenase family protein; translated protein: MAHQFSLSDEHEEFRAAVRRFAEKEVAPHAAEADEHEQFPWPAFEAYRDSGLVRSIYPSEHGGDGGGSLVYALLVEEIARVCASSSLFVLISRLAMTPVVEHGSETLRAKYLPRVASGASQASYCLSEAHAGSDVASMTTRAVRDGDTYVLNGRKMWITNAGASDLYTVFAKTDPSAGHRGISAFVVERDFDGFAIGKLEHKMGVRGSPTGEIVLDDVHVPAENLIGEEGRAFGYAMAALDKSRPIVAAQAVGIAQGALDVASRYVLDRRQFDQPIADFQGLQFMLADMATQLEAARLLVYQACSRIDAGAPGISRASAMAKLFAGDTAMRITTDAVQLLGGAGYTRDFPVERMMRDAKITQIYEGTNQIQRVVIARRLLEEAGQEHA
- a CDS encoding YceI family protein; protein product: MRRLVKLVVLGVVVVVVVGGAALYWFVIRGDAKPRAHIEQTKVSAGGPLDGSWTLRPSDGRSFVGYRVQEQFAAATIESTATGRTGEVQGTLRVNGTTVHGVTVAANLATLRSDKALRDSRLHTMGLETDRFPDAKFVQTQPIRLAHVPAAGETVDATAVGDLTLHGVTRTVSIPVQGRWDGQAVQVV
- a CDS encoding 3-isopropylmalate dehydrogenase; its protein translation is MTQSHTHRIAVVGGDGIGPEVVAEAMKVVAATGVPYESVAFDIGGERYLRTGEVLPDTVLDELRGFDAIMLGAVGTPDVPPGVLERGLLLRLRFELDLYVNLRPFTAGRSALNEGVDMLVVRENTEGTYAGEGGFLRKGTPHEIATQGSVNTRMGVERCIRYAFDLASSRDRKHVTLVHKTNVLTFAGDLWQRTFDLVAAEHPDVSIAYNHVDAACIYFVQDPGRYDVIVTDNLFGDILTDLGGAVSGGIGRAASANLNPARTGPSLFEPVHGSAPDIVGTGKADPRAAIVSAAMMLEFLGEADAAARVKKAVAASDDVDGSTSTVGDAIAERL